The following proteins are co-located in the Pomacea canaliculata isolate SZHN2017 linkage group LG8, ASM307304v1, whole genome shotgun sequence genome:
- the LOC112570172 gene encoding pleckstrin homology domain-containing family D member 1-like isoform X2, translating into MSVIMPEVQKGRPPRDWASRIQIHGTLLKKPFGHSSNKWTKRFFLVKDGFLMYYADNEKKEYEKREFFNIHPKGIVPLGECHITPLQEPGHPFCLKLESHEIDGTLLLAAETEHERNKWQEIMERSRRVTWRNTHLSAEMIRQLENEGLLMAREKQDYFDRLQTEAQALSEERLRADQLEQINQELEVEKKKLESFTAEMQEEYEKIRGELEETVQVMNEIEQERDNLNTTLQERSCQLKSLADDKEVVLKELQEREAMASQLSKEKRHLSETTDELQQRLLEIEKQTDLIKQEKKQAQERLFEQLERLHDLEEEKATISEHAHDLQSTIQDLKAQKEMTEKELREEIRARLSAEQQLKEAETSLKHLECAVQNQTPNIEADIKEEMTVNVKKLKQFFEELAADSKISSEKPLIIRNRLTARKTLARRAKTIKYETRRQTSSTSLLRTPDSDIRFNMALTHRKGGELRSTSCLDGESRPRQQLRRAVTSVGPGTACKTVLSLPASPRDKIVYEEEEHL; encoded by the exons ATGAGCGTAATAATGCCTGAGGTACAGAAAGGTCGCCCGCCCCGCGACTGGGCCTCTCGCATTCAGATTCATGGCACTCTGCTGAAAAAACCATTTGGACATTCTTCCAACAAATGGACTAAACG ATTTTTCCTTGTCAAAGATGGCTTTCTGATGTACTATGCtgacaatgaaaaaaaggagTATGAAAAGAGGGAATTCTTTAACATCCATCCAAAG GGCATTGTACCTCTAGGAGAATGTCACATTACACCATTACAGGAGCCTGGCCATCCCTTCTGTCTAAAGCTTGAAAGTCATGAGATTGAT GGAACTCTTTTACTGGCAGCTGAGACAGAGCATGAACGCAACAAATGGCAGGAGATTATGGAACGATCAAGGCGTGT GACATGGCGGAACACACACTTGAGCGCTGAAATGATCCGGCAGCTGGAAAATGAAGGACTGTTGATGGCTAGAGAGAAACAGGACTACTTTG ACCGTCTGCAAACAGAGGCACAAGCACTTTCTGAGGAAAGGTTACGAGCAGAT CAACTGGAACAAATTAATCAAGAACTTGAAGTGGAGAAAAAGAAGCTAGAATCTTTTACTGCTGAAATGCAAGAGGAGTATGAGAAAATACGAGG GGAACTTGAAGAAACAGTGCAGGTCATGAATGAAATTGAGCAAGAACGAGACAATTTGAACACCACCCTCCAGGAAAGGAGTTGTCAGCTGAAG TCATTGGCTGATGACAAGGAGGTAGTTTTGAAAGAATTACAAGAGCGTGAAGCCATGGCTTCGCAGCTCAGTAAAGAGAAGCGACACCTGTCAGAAACGACGGATGAGCTGCAGCAACGACTGCTGGAGATTGAGAAGCAGACAGACCTGatcaaacaggaaaaaaagcagGCTCAAGAAAG GTTGTTTGAGCAACTGGAGCGGTTACATGACCTTGAGGAAGAAAAGGCCACAATCAGTGAACATGCACATGATTTACAGTCAACCATTCAG GATTTGAAGGCACAGAAGGAGATGACAGAAAAGGAACTTAGA GAGGAGATTCGCGCCCGGCTTTCAGCTGAACAGCAACTGAAGGAGGCAGAAACATCACTTAAACATCTGGAATGTGCTGTGCAGAACCAGACTCCTAATATTGAGGCTGATATCAAAGAGGAGATGACTGTAAATGTGAAAAAGCTCAAAC AATTCTTCGAGGAATTAGCAGCAGACAGCAAAATTTCCTCTGAAAAACCACTGATCATCCGAAATCGACTAACAGCAAGGAAGACCCTTGCCAGGAGGGCCAAGACTATTAAATATGAAACCCGTCGTCAGACCAGCA GTACTTCCTTACTTCGTACACCTGACTCAGACATCAGATTCAACATGGCACTTACTCATAGAAAAGGAGGAG AACTTCGATCAACCTCGTGTCTTGATGGTGAAAGTCGTCCACGACAGCAGCTGCGCCGAGCTGTGACATCGGTTGGTCCAGGTACTGCTTGCAAGACAGTCTTATCTCTTCCAGCATCACCCAGAGATAAGATTGTCTATGAAGAAGAGGAACATCTTTAA
- the LOC112570172 gene encoding pleckstrin homology domain-containing family D member 1-like isoform X7, translated as MSVIMPEVQKGRPPRDWASRIQIHGTLLKKPFGHSSNKWTKRFFLVKDGFLMYYADNEKKEYEKREFFNIHPKGIVPLGECHITPLQEPGHPFCLKLESHEIDGTLLLAAETEHERNKWQEIMERSRRVTWRNTHLSAEMIRQLENEGLLMAREKQDYFDRLQTEAQALSEERLRADQLEQINQELEVEKKKLESFTAEMQEEYEKIRGELEETVQVMNEIEQERDNLNTTLQERSCQLKSLADDKEVVLKELQEREAMASQLSKEKRHLSETTDELQQRLLEIEKQTDLIKQEKKQAQERLFEQLERLHDLEEEKATISEHAHDLQSTIQDLKAQKEMTEKELREEIRARLSAEQQLKEAETSLKHLECAVQNQTPNIEADIKEEMTVNVKKLKQFFEELAADSKISSEKPLIIRNRLTARKTLARRAKTIKYETRRQTSMDEDVESVLPYFVHLTQTSDSTWHLLIEKEENFDQPRVLMVKVVHDSSCAEL; from the exons ATGAGCGTAATAATGCCTGAGGTACAGAAAGGTCGCCCGCCCCGCGACTGGGCCTCTCGCATTCAGATTCATGGCACTCTGCTGAAAAAACCATTTGGACATTCTTCCAACAAATGGACTAAACG ATTTTTCCTTGTCAAAGATGGCTTTCTGATGTACTATGCtgacaatgaaaaaaaggagTATGAAAAGAGGGAATTCTTTAACATCCATCCAAAG GGCATTGTACCTCTAGGAGAATGTCACATTACACCATTACAGGAGCCTGGCCATCCCTTCTGTCTAAAGCTTGAAAGTCATGAGATTGAT GGAACTCTTTTACTGGCAGCTGAGACAGAGCATGAACGCAACAAATGGCAGGAGATTATGGAACGATCAAGGCGTGT GACATGGCGGAACACACACTTGAGCGCTGAAATGATCCGGCAGCTGGAAAATGAAGGACTGTTGATGGCTAGAGAGAAACAGGACTACTTTG ACCGTCTGCAAACAGAGGCACAAGCACTTTCTGAGGAAAGGTTACGAGCAGAT CAACTGGAACAAATTAATCAAGAACTTGAAGTGGAGAAAAAGAAGCTAGAATCTTTTACTGCTGAAATGCAAGAGGAGTATGAGAAAATACGAGG GGAACTTGAAGAAACAGTGCAGGTCATGAATGAAATTGAGCAAGAACGAGACAATTTGAACACCACCCTCCAGGAAAGGAGTTGTCAGCTGAAG TCATTGGCTGATGACAAGGAGGTAGTTTTGAAAGAATTACAAGAGCGTGAAGCCATGGCTTCGCAGCTCAGTAAAGAGAAGCGACACCTGTCAGAAACGACGGATGAGCTGCAGCAACGACTGCTGGAGATTGAGAAGCAGACAGACCTGatcaaacaggaaaaaaagcagGCTCAAGAAAG GTTGTTTGAGCAACTGGAGCGGTTACATGACCTTGAGGAAGAAAAGGCCACAATCAGTGAACATGCACATGATTTACAGTCAACCATTCAG GATTTGAAGGCACAGAAGGAGATGACAGAAAAGGAACTTAGA GAGGAGATTCGCGCCCGGCTTTCAGCTGAACAGCAACTGAAGGAGGCAGAAACATCACTTAAACATCTGGAATGTGCTGTGCAGAACCAGACTCCTAATATTGAGGCTGATATCAAAGAGGAGATGACTGTAAATGTGAAAAAGCTCAAAC AATTCTTCGAGGAATTAGCAGCAGACAGCAAAATTTCCTCTGAAAAACCACTGATCATCCGAAATCGACTAACAGCAAGGAAGACCCTTGCCAGGAGGGCCAAGACTATTAAATATGAAACCCGTCGTCAGACCAGCA TGGATGAAGATGTAGAATCT GTACTTCCTTACTTCGTACACCTGACTCAGACATCAGATTCAACATGGCACTTACTCATAGAAAAGGAGGAG AACTTCGATCAACCTCGTGTCTTGATGGTGAAAGTCGTCCACGACAGCAGCTGCGCCGAGCTGTGA
- the LOC112570172 gene encoding pleckstrin homology domain-containing family D member 1-like isoform X5 — protein sequence MSVIMPEVQKGRPPRDWASRIQIHGTLLKKPFGHSSNKWTKRFFLVKDGFLMYYADNEKKEYEKREFFNIHPKGIVPLGECHITPLQEPGHPFCLKLESHEIDGTLLLAAETEHERNKWQEIMERSRRVTWRNTHLSAEMIRQLENEGLLMAREKQDYFDRLQTEAQALSEERLRADQLEQINQELEVEKKKLESFTAEMQEEYEKIRGELEETVQVMNEIEQERDNLNTTLQERSCQLKSLADDKEVVLKELQEREAMASQLSKEKRHLSETTDELQQRLLEIEKQTDLIKQEKKQAQERLFEQLERLHDLEEEKATISEHAHDLQSTIQDLKAQKEMTEKELREEIRARLSAEQQLKEAETSLKHLECAVQNQTPNIEADIKEEMTVNVKKLKQFFEELAADSKISSEKPLIIRNRLTARKTLARRAKTIKYETRRQTSMDEDVESVLPYFVHLTQTSDSTWHLLIEKEEIKDHKNCQHSFVPVYCMSGSCEHA from the exons ATGAGCGTAATAATGCCTGAGGTACAGAAAGGTCGCCCGCCCCGCGACTGGGCCTCTCGCATTCAGATTCATGGCACTCTGCTGAAAAAACCATTTGGACATTCTTCCAACAAATGGACTAAACG ATTTTTCCTTGTCAAAGATGGCTTTCTGATGTACTATGCtgacaatgaaaaaaaggagTATGAAAAGAGGGAATTCTTTAACATCCATCCAAAG GGCATTGTACCTCTAGGAGAATGTCACATTACACCATTACAGGAGCCTGGCCATCCCTTCTGTCTAAAGCTTGAAAGTCATGAGATTGAT GGAACTCTTTTACTGGCAGCTGAGACAGAGCATGAACGCAACAAATGGCAGGAGATTATGGAACGATCAAGGCGTGT GACATGGCGGAACACACACTTGAGCGCTGAAATGATCCGGCAGCTGGAAAATGAAGGACTGTTGATGGCTAGAGAGAAACAGGACTACTTTG ACCGTCTGCAAACAGAGGCACAAGCACTTTCTGAGGAAAGGTTACGAGCAGAT CAACTGGAACAAATTAATCAAGAACTTGAAGTGGAGAAAAAGAAGCTAGAATCTTTTACTGCTGAAATGCAAGAGGAGTATGAGAAAATACGAGG GGAACTTGAAGAAACAGTGCAGGTCATGAATGAAATTGAGCAAGAACGAGACAATTTGAACACCACCCTCCAGGAAAGGAGTTGTCAGCTGAAG TCATTGGCTGATGACAAGGAGGTAGTTTTGAAAGAATTACAAGAGCGTGAAGCCATGGCTTCGCAGCTCAGTAAAGAGAAGCGACACCTGTCAGAAACGACGGATGAGCTGCAGCAACGACTGCTGGAGATTGAGAAGCAGACAGACCTGatcaaacaggaaaaaaagcagGCTCAAGAAAG GTTGTTTGAGCAACTGGAGCGGTTACATGACCTTGAGGAAGAAAAGGCCACAATCAGTGAACATGCACATGATTTACAGTCAACCATTCAG GATTTGAAGGCACAGAAGGAGATGACAGAAAAGGAACTTAGA GAGGAGATTCGCGCCCGGCTTTCAGCTGAACAGCAACTGAAGGAGGCAGAAACATCACTTAAACATCTGGAATGTGCTGTGCAGAACCAGACTCCTAATATTGAGGCTGATATCAAAGAGGAGATGACTGTAAATGTGAAAAAGCTCAAAC AATTCTTCGAGGAATTAGCAGCAGACAGCAAAATTTCCTCTGAAAAACCACTGATCATCCGAAATCGACTAACAGCAAGGAAGACCCTTGCCAGGAGGGCCAAGACTATTAAATATGAAACCCGTCGTCAGACCAGCA TGGATGAAGATGTAGAATCT GTACTTCCTTACTTCGTACACCTGACTCAGACATCAGATTCAACATGGCACTTACTCATAGAAAAGGAGGAG ATAAAAGACCATAAAAATTGTCAGCACAGTTTTGTCCCAGT GTATTGCATGAGTGGTTCCTGTGAGCATGCCTAA
- the LOC112570172 gene encoding pleckstrin homology domain-containing family D member 1-like isoform X1, producing MSVIMPEVQKGRPPRDWASRIQIHGTLLKKPFGHSSNKWTKRFFLVKDGFLMYYADNEKKEYEKREFFNIHPKGIVPLGECHITPLQEPGHPFCLKLESHEIDGTLLLAAETEHERNKWQEIMERSRRVTWRNTHLSAEMIRQLENEGLLMAREKQDYFDRLQTEAQALSEERLRADQLEQINQELEVEKKKLESFTAEMQEEYEKIRGELEETVQVMNEIEQERDNLNTTLQERSCQLKSLADDKEVVLKELQEREAMASQLSKEKRHLSETTDELQQRLLEIEKQTDLIKQEKKQAQERLFEQLERLHDLEEEKATISEHAHDLQSTIQDLKAQKEMTEKELREEIRARLSAEQQLKEAETSLKHLECAVQNQTPNIEADIKEEMTVNVKKLKQFFEELAADSKISSEKPLIIRNRLTARKTLARRAKTIKYETRRQTSSTSLLRTPDSDIRFNMALTHRKGGGENEEETELRSTSCLDGESRPRQQLRRAVTSVGPGTACKTVLSLPASPRDKIVYEEEEHL from the exons ATGAGCGTAATAATGCCTGAGGTACAGAAAGGTCGCCCGCCCCGCGACTGGGCCTCTCGCATTCAGATTCATGGCACTCTGCTGAAAAAACCATTTGGACATTCTTCCAACAAATGGACTAAACG ATTTTTCCTTGTCAAAGATGGCTTTCTGATGTACTATGCtgacaatgaaaaaaaggagTATGAAAAGAGGGAATTCTTTAACATCCATCCAAAG GGCATTGTACCTCTAGGAGAATGTCACATTACACCATTACAGGAGCCTGGCCATCCCTTCTGTCTAAAGCTTGAAAGTCATGAGATTGAT GGAACTCTTTTACTGGCAGCTGAGACAGAGCATGAACGCAACAAATGGCAGGAGATTATGGAACGATCAAGGCGTGT GACATGGCGGAACACACACTTGAGCGCTGAAATGATCCGGCAGCTGGAAAATGAAGGACTGTTGATGGCTAGAGAGAAACAGGACTACTTTG ACCGTCTGCAAACAGAGGCACAAGCACTTTCTGAGGAAAGGTTACGAGCAGAT CAACTGGAACAAATTAATCAAGAACTTGAAGTGGAGAAAAAGAAGCTAGAATCTTTTACTGCTGAAATGCAAGAGGAGTATGAGAAAATACGAGG GGAACTTGAAGAAACAGTGCAGGTCATGAATGAAATTGAGCAAGAACGAGACAATTTGAACACCACCCTCCAGGAAAGGAGTTGTCAGCTGAAG TCATTGGCTGATGACAAGGAGGTAGTTTTGAAAGAATTACAAGAGCGTGAAGCCATGGCTTCGCAGCTCAGTAAAGAGAAGCGACACCTGTCAGAAACGACGGATGAGCTGCAGCAACGACTGCTGGAGATTGAGAAGCAGACAGACCTGatcaaacaggaaaaaaagcagGCTCAAGAAAG GTTGTTTGAGCAACTGGAGCGGTTACATGACCTTGAGGAAGAAAAGGCCACAATCAGTGAACATGCACATGATTTACAGTCAACCATTCAG GATTTGAAGGCACAGAAGGAGATGACAGAAAAGGAACTTAGA GAGGAGATTCGCGCCCGGCTTTCAGCTGAACAGCAACTGAAGGAGGCAGAAACATCACTTAAACATCTGGAATGTGCTGTGCAGAACCAGACTCCTAATATTGAGGCTGATATCAAAGAGGAGATGACTGTAAATGTGAAAAAGCTCAAAC AATTCTTCGAGGAATTAGCAGCAGACAGCAAAATTTCCTCTGAAAAACCACTGATCATCCGAAATCGACTAACAGCAAGGAAGACCCTTGCCAGGAGGGCCAAGACTATTAAATATGAAACCCGTCGTCAGACCAGCA GTACTTCCTTACTTCGTACACCTGACTCAGACATCAGATTCAACATGGCACTTACTCATAGAAAAGGAGGAG GTGAAAATGAAGAGgaaacag AACTTCGATCAACCTCGTGTCTTGATGGTGAAAGTCGTCCACGACAGCAGCTGCGCCGAGCTGTGACATCGGTTGGTCCAGGTACTGCTTGCAAGACAGTCTTATCTCTTCCAGCATCACCCAGAGATAAGATTGTCTATGAAGAAGAGGAACATCTTTAA
- the LOC112570172 gene encoding pleckstrin homology domain-containing family D member 1-like isoform X13 encodes MSVIMPEVQKGRPPRDWASRIQIHGTLLKKPFGHSSNKWTKRFFLVKDGFLMYYADNEKKEYEKREFFNIHPKGIVPLGECHITPLQEPGHPFCLKLESHEIDGTLLLAAETEHERNKWQEIMERSRRVTWRNTHLSAEMIRQLENEGLLMAREKQDYFDRLQTEAQALSEERLRADQLEQINQELEVEKKKLESFTAEMQEEYEKIRGELEETVQVMNEIEQERDNLNTTLQERSCQLKSLADDKEVVLKELQEREAMASQLSKEKRHLSETTDELQQRLLEIEKQTDLIKQEKKQAQERLFEQLERLHDLEEEKATISEHAHDLQSTIQDLKAQKEMTEKELREEIRARLSAEQQLKEAETSLKHLECAVQNQTPNIEADIKEEMTVNVKKLKQFFEELAADSKISSEKPLIIRNRLTARKTLARRAKTIKYETRRQTSIFQLFEIDR; translated from the exons ATGAGCGTAATAATGCCTGAGGTACAGAAAGGTCGCCCGCCCCGCGACTGGGCCTCTCGCATTCAGATTCATGGCACTCTGCTGAAAAAACCATTTGGACATTCTTCCAACAAATGGACTAAACG ATTTTTCCTTGTCAAAGATGGCTTTCTGATGTACTATGCtgacaatgaaaaaaaggagTATGAAAAGAGGGAATTCTTTAACATCCATCCAAAG GGCATTGTACCTCTAGGAGAATGTCACATTACACCATTACAGGAGCCTGGCCATCCCTTCTGTCTAAAGCTTGAAAGTCATGAGATTGAT GGAACTCTTTTACTGGCAGCTGAGACAGAGCATGAACGCAACAAATGGCAGGAGATTATGGAACGATCAAGGCGTGT GACATGGCGGAACACACACTTGAGCGCTGAAATGATCCGGCAGCTGGAAAATGAAGGACTGTTGATGGCTAGAGAGAAACAGGACTACTTTG ACCGTCTGCAAACAGAGGCACAAGCACTTTCTGAGGAAAGGTTACGAGCAGAT CAACTGGAACAAATTAATCAAGAACTTGAAGTGGAGAAAAAGAAGCTAGAATCTTTTACTGCTGAAATGCAAGAGGAGTATGAGAAAATACGAGG GGAACTTGAAGAAACAGTGCAGGTCATGAATGAAATTGAGCAAGAACGAGACAATTTGAACACCACCCTCCAGGAAAGGAGTTGTCAGCTGAAG TCATTGGCTGATGACAAGGAGGTAGTTTTGAAAGAATTACAAGAGCGTGAAGCCATGGCTTCGCAGCTCAGTAAAGAGAAGCGACACCTGTCAGAAACGACGGATGAGCTGCAGCAACGACTGCTGGAGATTGAGAAGCAGACAGACCTGatcaaacaggaaaaaaagcagGCTCAAGAAAG GTTGTTTGAGCAACTGGAGCGGTTACATGACCTTGAGGAAGAAAAGGCCACAATCAGTGAACATGCACATGATTTACAGTCAACCATTCAG GATTTGAAGGCACAGAAGGAGATGACAGAAAAGGAACTTAGA GAGGAGATTCGCGCCCGGCTTTCAGCTGAACAGCAACTGAAGGAGGCAGAAACATCACTTAAACATCTGGAATGTGCTGTGCAGAACCAGACTCCTAATATTGAGGCTGATATCAAAGAGGAGATGACTGTAAATGTGAAAAAGCTCAAAC AATTCTTCGAGGAATTAGCAGCAGACAGCAAAATTTCCTCTGAAAAACCACTGATCATCCGAAATCGACTAACAGCAAGGAAGACCCTTGCCAGGAGGGCCAAGACTATTAAATATGAAACCCGTCGTCAGACCAGCA tttttcagCTTTTCGAAATTGACAG GTGA
- the LOC112570172 gene encoding pleckstrin homology domain-containing family D member 1-like isoform X6: protein MSVIMPEVQKGRPPRDWASRIQIHGTLLKKPFGHSSNKWTKRFFLVKDGFLMYYADNEKKEYEKREFFNIHPKGIVPLGECHITPLQEPGHPFCLKLESHEIDGTLLLAAETEHERNKWQEIMERSRRVTWRNTHLSAEMIRQLENEGLLMAREKQDYFDRLQTEAQALSEERLRADQLEQINQELEVEKKKLESFTAEMQEEYEKIRGELEETVQVMNEIEQERDNLNTTLQERSCQLKSLADDKEVVLKELQEREAMASQLSKEKRHLSETTDELQQRLLEIEKQTDLIKQEKKQAQERLFEQLERLHDLEEEKATISEHAHDLQSTIQDLKAQKEMTEKELREEIRARLSAEQQLKEAETSLKHLECAVQNQTPNIEADIKEEMTVNVKKLKQFFEELAADSKISSEKPLIIRNRLTARKTLARRAKTIKYETRRQTSKLRSTSCLDGESRPRQQLRRAVTSVGPGTACKTVLSLPASPRDKIVYEEEEHL from the exons ATGAGCGTAATAATGCCTGAGGTACAGAAAGGTCGCCCGCCCCGCGACTGGGCCTCTCGCATTCAGATTCATGGCACTCTGCTGAAAAAACCATTTGGACATTCTTCCAACAAATGGACTAAACG ATTTTTCCTTGTCAAAGATGGCTTTCTGATGTACTATGCtgacaatgaaaaaaaggagTATGAAAAGAGGGAATTCTTTAACATCCATCCAAAG GGCATTGTACCTCTAGGAGAATGTCACATTACACCATTACAGGAGCCTGGCCATCCCTTCTGTCTAAAGCTTGAAAGTCATGAGATTGAT GGAACTCTTTTACTGGCAGCTGAGACAGAGCATGAACGCAACAAATGGCAGGAGATTATGGAACGATCAAGGCGTGT GACATGGCGGAACACACACTTGAGCGCTGAAATGATCCGGCAGCTGGAAAATGAAGGACTGTTGATGGCTAGAGAGAAACAGGACTACTTTG ACCGTCTGCAAACAGAGGCACAAGCACTTTCTGAGGAAAGGTTACGAGCAGAT CAACTGGAACAAATTAATCAAGAACTTGAAGTGGAGAAAAAGAAGCTAGAATCTTTTACTGCTGAAATGCAAGAGGAGTATGAGAAAATACGAGG GGAACTTGAAGAAACAGTGCAGGTCATGAATGAAATTGAGCAAGAACGAGACAATTTGAACACCACCCTCCAGGAAAGGAGTTGTCAGCTGAAG TCATTGGCTGATGACAAGGAGGTAGTTTTGAAAGAATTACAAGAGCGTGAAGCCATGGCTTCGCAGCTCAGTAAAGAGAAGCGACACCTGTCAGAAACGACGGATGAGCTGCAGCAACGACTGCTGGAGATTGAGAAGCAGACAGACCTGatcaaacaggaaaaaaagcagGCTCAAGAAAG GTTGTTTGAGCAACTGGAGCGGTTACATGACCTTGAGGAAGAAAAGGCCACAATCAGTGAACATGCACATGATTTACAGTCAACCATTCAG GATTTGAAGGCACAGAAGGAGATGACAGAAAAGGAACTTAGA GAGGAGATTCGCGCCCGGCTTTCAGCTGAACAGCAACTGAAGGAGGCAGAAACATCACTTAAACATCTGGAATGTGCTGTGCAGAACCAGACTCCTAATATTGAGGCTGATATCAAAGAGGAGATGACTGTAAATGTGAAAAAGCTCAAAC AATTCTTCGAGGAATTAGCAGCAGACAGCAAAATTTCCTCTGAAAAACCACTGATCATCCGAAATCGACTAACAGCAAGGAAGACCCTTGCCAGGAGGGCCAAGACTATTAAATATGAAACCCGTCGTCAGACCAGCA AACTTCGATCAACCTCGTGTCTTGATGGTGAAAGTCGTCCACGACAGCAGCTGCGCCGAGCTGTGACATCGGTTGGTCCAGGTACTGCTTGCAAGACAGTCTTATCTCTTCCAGCATCACCCAGAGATAAGATTGTCTATGAAGAAGAGGAACATCTTTAA
- the LOC112570172 gene encoding pleckstrin homology domain-containing family D member 1-like isoform X12: MSVIMPEVQKGRPPRDWASRIQIHGTLLKKPFGHSSNKWTKRFFLVKDGFLMYYADNEKKEYEKREFFNIHPKGIVPLGECHITPLQEPGHPFCLKLESHEIDGTLLLAAETEHERNKWQEIMERSRRVTWRNTHLSAEMIRQLENEGLLMAREKQDYFDRLQTEAQALSEERLRADQLEQINQELEVEKKKLESFTAEMQEEYEKIRGELEETVQVMNEIEQERDNLNTTLQERSCQLKSLADDKEVVLKELQEREAMASQLSKEKRHLSETTDELQQRLLEIEKQTDLIKQEKKQAQERLFEQLERLHDLEEEKATISEHAHDLQSTIQDLKAQKEMTEKELREEIRARLSAEQQLKEAETSLKHLECAVQNQTPNIEADIKEEMTVNVKKLKQFFEELAADSKISSEKPLIIRNRLTARKTLARRAKTIKYETRRQTSIFQLFEIDRTSINLVS; this comes from the exons ATGAGCGTAATAATGCCTGAGGTACAGAAAGGTCGCCCGCCCCGCGACTGGGCCTCTCGCATTCAGATTCATGGCACTCTGCTGAAAAAACCATTTGGACATTCTTCCAACAAATGGACTAAACG ATTTTTCCTTGTCAAAGATGGCTTTCTGATGTACTATGCtgacaatgaaaaaaaggagTATGAAAAGAGGGAATTCTTTAACATCCATCCAAAG GGCATTGTACCTCTAGGAGAATGTCACATTACACCATTACAGGAGCCTGGCCATCCCTTCTGTCTAAAGCTTGAAAGTCATGAGATTGAT GGAACTCTTTTACTGGCAGCTGAGACAGAGCATGAACGCAACAAATGGCAGGAGATTATGGAACGATCAAGGCGTGT GACATGGCGGAACACACACTTGAGCGCTGAAATGATCCGGCAGCTGGAAAATGAAGGACTGTTGATGGCTAGAGAGAAACAGGACTACTTTG ACCGTCTGCAAACAGAGGCACAAGCACTTTCTGAGGAAAGGTTACGAGCAGAT CAACTGGAACAAATTAATCAAGAACTTGAAGTGGAGAAAAAGAAGCTAGAATCTTTTACTGCTGAAATGCAAGAGGAGTATGAGAAAATACGAGG GGAACTTGAAGAAACAGTGCAGGTCATGAATGAAATTGAGCAAGAACGAGACAATTTGAACACCACCCTCCAGGAAAGGAGTTGTCAGCTGAAG TCATTGGCTGATGACAAGGAGGTAGTTTTGAAAGAATTACAAGAGCGTGAAGCCATGGCTTCGCAGCTCAGTAAAGAGAAGCGACACCTGTCAGAAACGACGGATGAGCTGCAGCAACGACTGCTGGAGATTGAGAAGCAGACAGACCTGatcaaacaggaaaaaaagcagGCTCAAGAAAG GTTGTTTGAGCAACTGGAGCGGTTACATGACCTTGAGGAAGAAAAGGCCACAATCAGTGAACATGCACATGATTTACAGTCAACCATTCAG GATTTGAAGGCACAGAAGGAGATGACAGAAAAGGAACTTAGA GAGGAGATTCGCGCCCGGCTTTCAGCTGAACAGCAACTGAAGGAGGCAGAAACATCACTTAAACATCTGGAATGTGCTGTGCAGAACCAGACTCCTAATATTGAGGCTGATATCAAAGAGGAGATGACTGTAAATGTGAAAAAGCTCAAAC AATTCTTCGAGGAATTAGCAGCAGACAGCAAAATTTCCTCTGAAAAACCACTGATCATCCGAAATCGACTAACAGCAAGGAAGACCCTTGCCAGGAGGGCCAAGACTATTAAATATGAAACCCGTCGTCAGACCAGCA tttttcagCTTTTCGAAATTGACAG AACTTCGATCAACCTCGTGTCTTGA